A portion of the Podospora pseudoanserina strain CBS 124.78 chromosome 2, whole genome shotgun sequence genome contains these proteins:
- the naa20 gene encoding N-alpha-acetyltransferase 20 (BUSCO:EOG09264ABT; EggNog:ENOG503P2GK; COG:S): protein MANFRRFRPDDLNKLSKCNLDPLTETYELSFYLQYYAKWPSLFQVAEDENGNIIGYIMGKLESSPDVYKFSEHYLPWHAHITAVTVAPEARRLGIGKLLTEQLEAAGDAGNAWFVDLFVRKTNYKAIKFYESMGYSIFRVVKEYYGDHSTDPTQDSEDAYDMRKPLKRDVKKEHIRADGEKHEIDPTDVW from the exons ATGGCCAACTTTCGCCGGTTCAGGCCTGATGACCTGAACAAGCTATCAAAATGCAACCTGGATCCTCTCACAGAGACATATGAACTGTCCTTCTATCTTCAGTATTACGCAAAATGGCCATCACTCTTCCAGGTTGCTGAAGACGAGAATGGAAACATTATCGGATACA TAATGGGAAAGCTCGAGTCGTCTCCTGACGTCTACAAATTCTCAGAGCATTATCTTCCTTGGCACGCCCACATCACAGCCGTCACCGTGGCCCCTGAGGCTCGCCGACTTGGTATTGGCAAGCTCCTCACAGAGCAGCTCGAGGCCGCTGGTGATGCCGGAAACGCCTGGTTCGTCGACTTGTTTGTGCGCAAGACAAACTACAAGGCCATCAAATTCTATGAAAGCATGGGCTACAGTATTTTCAGGGTGGTCAAGGAATACTATGGCGACCATTCAACCGACCCCACTCAGGACAGCGAGGATGCCTACGATATGCGAAAACCATTGAAGAGAGATGTCAAGAAAGAGCACATCAGggctgatggggagaagCATGAGATTGACCCAACCGACGTGTGGTGA